The segment TTCCACATAGCTTCATTGAAAAACAGAACATCCAACAGATGAAAACAGTAGAGCTACTANACTTTGAACACATTCCACATAGCTTCATTGAAAAACAGAACATGCAACAGATGAAAACAGTAGAGCTACTAATAGCCATACTTACTTGTAATGTGAATGACCTGTCATCGAGCTGAACTTCCTTCGTGAGAAAATCTGCTCCAATGGTCGCCTTGTATTGATTGCTAAACTTACGATTCACATACCTAGTCATCCAAATAAAAGTAGCAAACCGAAGAGGCAATTAAACAACCCTATTAATGAAATGAGTACCAAAACAAACGTTCAAAGTTTCGGATTCAAACGCATACTGATTCATTAGCGATGTCTTCCCCACGCTGCCAGAAATTGCAGAAACTTAATTAGGGAAAAACAATCCATCACATCCaataaaggaagaagaacagaaaaaacaagaacacgGAACGGGTCCAGGCTTCGATTATCCCACCATACCATCTTCGATTATCTCAAATTCAAGAAACCTAATAGAGATACAGGGACCAGAATCAAAATGcgataaagaaataaaaggaaaattgaaagCTCACCCACTATCGCCAAGGATAATGACTTTCAAAAGTATGCGCCTGCGTGAAGCCATGGATGAAAAGCACGAAATTGGAGAGAATTTTAGGGAAGTTTTAAGGATTTTAAATTGACCGAAAGAGATGAAGAACGGGAAATTTTTCGTGGGTGTTGTCGAGGGAAAAGGCTGACCGGAAATTGTAAAATAGCGGCAAACAATGGGAGGACAGGAAAGGGCGGTTGAGTCCGCTATATCCCCAAAATACCCTCAGAACGATGGCTTTTTTACGTCGGATGCCATTCCCCTCCTATTTTTGAGATTTGCCCTTCTATACAATATTCCCTTTACAATATATGACTCAGACTTGGTTGGCGGGAAAATGCTCCTTTtacccatttttattttggaaaataataataatattaaattttaaaaatcttcaaaaataattatacgaTCCCATTTTGATTGggctacttttttttttttttttttctcgtaaatatattagaaatgTGACGTTAGTAGGTGAAGATAAAAAATTCAGACATCGGGTAGTACCCTACTTAGTTCATAATATTAAACCTAGTTTGTGCAATTAAGGGATACAATCCATCCCgataaaactttcaaaatttttattttaatatcttaaattttattttgaaataaccATTATTTCCTTTGAAATAAAGTCAGAAATTGACGTGACAATGACTTATAAAATAAGTGTTACAATCATGTCTTTAAAcgttacaaaaattttaaatttaacccGTTACCTTTAAACTCATTTCAAAACCACCTCATTAGCGATGAACTTAAATCTTTTATGGGTTTTAATCACATTCAAATATCATTTGGAGAAACACATTTAGACGATAGAGATTTAGTTCAAACGgccgaaaaagaaaaacattgagAGAATGGTTCAACTTCGGACAATTGCCACACGATCCCTTGAGGAACTGCAGCAAGAGAAAGCCGAAAGCTGATCGTCACACGACGCCCATGTTCGACTTAATAACCTTGTTTCCAGAGCTTGATTCTATCGTCAAACAGctgaatgaaaaaaagatatttggCCAGCTATAACtcaacatacatgacttaGATTGTTTTGTCATGCTAGTTTCGACAAGTATTACTCCGTGCAACAGCACCATCTCGATCTCGATTTTGCTTACGACTACTACATTCTTGTTTATGCAGTTCAGAGACTGCTGGCCCCTTCTCGGAAAATTGTAGCATTTCTCCCCTACTACAGGCTAGCCTTCACTTGAAATGTCATATTCGGTGATATAGTAATCTTGAAAACAAGTTCAAGCTTTTCAAAATGTTATACATGGTTACTAGATACAAGGTTTGACCTCGAAATATCTAAAATTGGCAATTCCAAAAGTAGCTTAATGCTTATAGTTGCATTAAGTAACTTCAAACTCAATGttcttatttctaaataaGAACTACATTAAAACAAGCATAAGGGATAATCTATGAATCATCCTCAATACATCAAAAGAAAGTTCGATTGGAAAACTGTCGATCCAGCAATGAGCAGACAAATGCGTGTTACTAATTAAGGCAAGTGAACCACATTAAAAAGGAGAGAAACCCACATAAGAATGGcaagagaatgaaataaagaatgaatCGGTTGAGAGGCTTGTCAGGGATTTAGCAAGAACACTAAAAGAAGTTTTCTCATTACAAGCAGGGAGTTCTGTAACAAAACATATTCCCGTATTCGATACTAAAAGACCATATTGTTCGATTAGGTGGGGAGACCGAAAGCGTTGAGACAAACCACTCTTGGGTGAGATAAAAACCAACTTCCAAATTAACAAGTTGAATCTAGTGTTTTGACATAGCTTCTTCCTACACATGCACTCTTGGAAGGAAGGGGGAAATGTAAGGTGCTGTAAAAAGCATAACACGTAGCAGAGTACGAACAATTTGATTCGTCATTTAtccataatttaaaacaatacaTTTCAAAGAAACTGCGTTCAACTAAATCATGAAAAAGGCAAAACtaggaaacaaaattatgtgaaataaTCCTCAGATGCGTAAAAACCCTACTGAAAACTATAATTGGGTGCTGAAATTAAGTCGAACTTCTTCCAATACCTTACGCTGATGCTGCAGATCCTTTATTTCTGGGTGCAGCTTCAGTACCTAATGACAGATCCAAATCAATTTAGGTCGGAGTAGAATTAACTCTTGTGCTGAAACTAAATCTATATGAAGTAAATGGTGCGAAGAGATGAATAAACAAtgaagacaatatcataccctCTCTGAAGCCGCTCTTGAATCTACGCGGAACATGGCGCATGTACCTCATCCTTCCAGTTCCAGTAGTCTTTCTCCTAATAGCCTTCACACTCCAGTTATCTAAACAAATCCAAAAGCCAAggaaaacaatcaaaatcaatccaAACTCAATGGAACACTAAAACCAATGCGAACATCTCACATCACTTCACCAAACGAACGAATCTCATTCACATTCACAAACTTTAGGCTCCTTATCAATAATAACTAGTAACTACAACAGATACGAGTAGTCACCAAACAATTTCAAAGTAGCGACACATGGAATCATAATAAACACAAGCCGAACATCCGATATAGGTCGATGTGAATAAAGAGCACAGTGACGAAAAGTGAGAAAGATCGAGATCACTTACACTTGCGCTTGCGAGCAGCAGGGAAAGCACATGCTGAACAACGACTCTTCTGAAGATGGAAGCTGCGGCGGCCGCACCGCACACAGAGAGTATGGGTCTTGTTCCTCCGCTTACCAAAACTTCCCGTACCCTTCCCCTGTAGATCAAGCGACCAACAACACAGAGATGAAGCCAACAATACGGTAACACAAATCGAGATAGATGataaaaggaaatagaagTACCATTGATGCAGAACGAAGAAACCCAAGGGAGGAGAAATTCTATCAGCAGCACCTCGGCTCTCGGAATGACAGCGAGAAAGACTGCCATTTTATATGACTGTATAATAGCATTTAGGGTTTGAGCTTGAGTTCCATGatgatgcggcccactttttaTCTATCCGGCCCAACTCGTCCAGCTTGAGCAAGTTATTGAATCGGCCCAATATTGTAACTTTGAAAGTGTCCAGCCCAATTAATAAAAGTGAAATGTTATttggtaaaatatttatttagatatttaatttaaaataatatatatatatatatataattatatcgtaagtaaaaatatatgatttaaaattaataataaatttttgttggttaGGGGTGTACATCCAACCCGACAATCCAGACCAACctaacccgaactataagggttgggttgggttcattttctGAACTCGAACTGTTCGATTTTAGGTTCATGGGCTAGACTTTCGGGTTGACCAAtccaaatgaaaata is part of the Cucurbita pepo subsp. pepo cultivar mu-cu-16 chromosome LG12, ASM280686v2, whole genome shotgun sequence genome and harbors:
- the LOC111806910 gene encoding 60S ribosomal protein L37-3-like, which codes for MGKGTGSFGKRRNKTHTLCVRCGRRSFHLQKSRCSACAFPAARKRKYNWSVKAIRRKTTGTGRMRYMRHVPRRFKSGFREGTEAAPRNKGSAASA